Proteins encoded in a region of the Nonomuraea helvata genome:
- a CDS encoding BTAD domain-containing putative transcriptional regulator: protein MRFGVLGPLAVWTDSGESVTIPGLKVRALLVDLLVHEGHPVSVDRLVDDLWGEEPPGNPAGALQVRVSQLRKAFEDAEPGGKNLVVSRAPGYLLRNEDGAVDAARFAALLGRAEAADSPRTKAGLLADALALWRGPAYADFADEEYTRSAVLRLEEQRLSALEQHAEARLELGEHGLLVGELGDLVARHPLRERLRAVHMRALYRAGRQSEALASYAELRDRLADELGLDPGPELVALHQAILGQDPALSVPADRPVTNLPASVSKLIGRDEALAEVCALVGEERLVTLTGSGGVGKTRLALEAANRLVDGFADGAWLVALDQASRSPAEAVMAALDIREDATAPASPGASPGDADRALAERLAAALRARRMLLVLDNCEHVVEQVAELAATLLRACPELRILATSREPLAVAGEVLWSVPPLDVPGSADLAVMARSDAVRLFVTRAAASARGFALDAGNAQAVAQLCRRLDGIPLALELAATRVRALGVHGVVARLDDRFRLLASGQRGAPARQQTLTAVIDWSWDLLSDEERRVLRRLAVHADGCTLEAAESVCDASELDVLDLLVRLVDRSLVVVADAHAGVRYRLLESVSEYCRERLADAGELDRVRLAHLHHYLELAVRAEPELYGHEQREWLLRLDAEAANMRAALDTAVARQDADSAARLVNALAWYWFLRGRLAEGRRSMATALSVPGDPSPVRARAAAWEAGFALMVGEQVAWEHVLKAVEDPGERARAELFVGMHIQDMPTAQELTRRALVTFRELGDRWGVAAALARQARDAFTTRDIEALERIGEESARLFTELGDRWGLLQATAWLASLAEMATDAERANRLFGEGLRMAEDLGLWPEVSTRIAWLGWIALQSGEYERGMEFCERAMKLAESQGYKEGTIMGQMGLAFAARRAGRLDLAETHLRQLVEGVPRGPDVEPAVHLPDTLIELGFLLELRGDPEAAMDLHVEALAAAHRIGDPRTMAWAVEGVASAAGPTEKAAMLLGLAAAARERNQTPAGAAERADIERVTARVRDALGENAFAAAYQEGASLKLDQAADLL from the coding sequence ATGCGTTTTGGGGTGCTGGGCCCGCTGGCCGTGTGGACGGACTCAGGCGAGAGCGTCACGATTCCGGGGCTCAAGGTACGCGCGCTCCTCGTGGACCTGCTCGTCCACGAGGGCCATCCGGTGTCCGTGGACCGGCTGGTCGACGATCTGTGGGGCGAGGAGCCGCCGGGCAACCCGGCCGGCGCGCTGCAGGTGCGGGTCTCGCAGCTGCGCAAGGCGTTCGAGGACGCCGAGCCCGGCGGCAAGAACCTCGTCGTCTCCCGAGCCCCGGGCTACCTGCTGCGCAACGAGGACGGCGCCGTGGACGCCGCGCGCTTCGCCGCCCTGCTGGGCCGGGCCGAGGCCGCCGACAGCCCGCGGACCAAGGCGGGGCTGCTGGCCGACGCGCTGGCACTGTGGCGGGGGCCCGCGTACGCCGACTTCGCCGACGAGGAGTACACCAGGTCGGCCGTACTGCGCCTGGAGGAGCAGCGGCTGTCGGCGCTGGAGCAGCACGCCGAGGCGCGGCTGGAGCTGGGCGAGCACGGGCTGCTCGTGGGCGAGCTGGGCGACCTGGTGGCCAGGCATCCGCTCAGGGAACGGCTGCGCGCCGTCCACATGCGTGCCCTCTACCGCGCGGGCCGCCAGAGCGAGGCGCTGGCCTCCTACGCCGAGCTGCGGGACCGGCTGGCCGACGAGCTCGGCCTCGACCCCGGGCCCGAGCTGGTCGCGCTCCACCAGGCGATACTCGGGCAGGACCCCGCGCTGAGCGTGCCCGCCGACCGCCCCGTCACGAACCTGCCCGCCTCCGTCAGCAAGCTCATCGGCAGGGACGAGGCGCTGGCCGAGGTCTGCGCGCTGGTGGGCGAGGAGCGGCTGGTGACGCTCACCGGCAGCGGCGGGGTGGGCAAGACCAGGCTGGCGCTGGAGGCCGCGAACCGGCTGGTGGACGGGTTCGCGGACGGCGCCTGGCTGGTAGCGCTCGACCAGGCGTCCCGCTCCCCCGCGGAGGCCGTCATGGCCGCCTTGGACATCCGCGAGGACGCCACCGCGCCAGCTTCCCCTGGGGCCTCCCCAGGCGACGCCGACCGCGCGCTCGCGGAGCGGCTCGCCGCGGCGCTCAGGGCCAGGCGGATGCTGCTGGTGCTGGACAACTGCGAGCACGTGGTCGAGCAGGTCGCCGAGCTGGCCGCGACGCTGCTGCGGGCCTGCCCCGAGCTGCGGATCCTGGCCACGAGCAGGGAGCCGCTGGCCGTGGCCGGCGAGGTGCTGTGGAGCGTGCCTCCGCTGGACGTGCCCGGCAGCGCCGACCTGGCGGTGATGGCGCGCTCCGACGCGGTCCGGCTCTTCGTGACCAGAGCCGCCGCCTCCGCCCGCGGGTTCGCGCTCGACGCGGGCAACGCGCAGGCCGTCGCGCAGCTCTGCAGGCGGCTGGACGGCATCCCGCTGGCGCTGGAGCTGGCCGCGACCCGGGTGCGGGCCCTCGGCGTCCACGGCGTGGTGGCCAGGCTGGACGACCGGTTCCGGCTGCTGGCCTCGGGGCAGCGCGGTGCGCCCGCCCGCCAGCAGACGCTCACCGCGGTGATCGACTGGAGCTGGGACCTGCTGTCCGACGAGGAGCGCCGCGTCCTGCGCCGCCTCGCCGTACACGCCGACGGCTGCACCCTGGAGGCCGCCGAGTCCGTGTGCGACGCGTCCGAGCTCGATGTGCTCGACCTGCTGGTCCGCCTGGTCGACCGCTCGCTCGTGGTCGTCGCCGACGCCCACGCGGGCGTCAGGTACCGGCTGCTCGAATCGGTCTCCGAGTACTGCAGGGAGAGGCTGGCCGACGCGGGCGAGCTCGATCGGGTACGCCTCGCGCACCTCCACCACTACCTGGAGCTGGCCGTACGGGCCGAGCCGGAGCTGTACGGGCACGAGCAGCGGGAGTGGCTGCTGCGCCTGGACGCGGAGGCCGCGAACATGCGGGCCGCGCTCGACACGGCGGTCGCCCGGCAGGACGCCGACAGCGCGGCCCGGCTGGTCAACGCGCTCGCCTGGTACTGGTTCCTGCGCGGCAGGCTGGCCGAGGGCAGGCGGTCGATGGCGACCGCGCTGTCCGTCCCGGGCGACCCCTCACCCGTCAGGGCCAGGGCGGCGGCGTGGGAGGCCGGGTTCGCTCTCATGGTGGGCGAGCAGGTCGCGTGGGAGCACGTGCTGAAGGCGGTCGAGGACCCGGGCGAACGGGCCAGGGCCGAGCTGTTCGTCGGTATGCACATACAGGACATGCCGACGGCTCAGGAGCTGACGCGCCGGGCGCTGGTCACGTTCAGGGAGCTCGGCGATCGGTGGGGCGTCGCGGCGGCGCTCGCCAGACAGGCCAGGGACGCGTTCACGACGCGGGACATCGAGGCGCTGGAGCGGATCGGTGAGGAGAGCGCGCGGCTGTTCACCGAGCTGGGCGACCGCTGGGGGCTGCTGCAGGCCACGGCGTGGCTGGCGTCTTTGGCCGAGATGGCGACCGACGCGGAGCGGGCCAACCGGCTGTTCGGCGAGGGGCTGCGGATGGCCGAGGACCTGGGGCTGTGGCCGGAGGTCTCCACGCGCATCGCCTGGCTCGGCTGGATCGCGTTGCAGAGCGGCGAGTACGAGCGCGGCATGGAGTTCTGCGAGCGCGCCATGAAGCTGGCCGAGAGCCAGGGCTACAAGGAGGGCACGATCATGGGCCAGATGGGTCTGGCCTTCGCCGCGCGCCGGGCCGGCCGGCTGGACCTGGCCGAGACCCACCTGCGCCAACTGGTCGAAGGGGTGCCGCGCGGCCCGGACGTGGAGCCCGCCGTGCACCTGCCGGACACGCTCATCGAGCTGGGCTTCCTGCTGGAGCTGCGCGGCGACCCGGAGGCGGCCATGGACCTGCACGTGGAGGCGCTGGCCGCCGCCCACAGGATCGGCGACCCCAGGACGATGGCGTGGGCCGTCGAGGGCGTGGCCTCGGCCGCCGGGCCGACCGAGAAGGCGGCCATGCTGCTGGGGCTGGCGGCCGCGGCCAGGGAGCGCAACCAGACTCCCGCGGGGGCGGCCGAGCGGGCCGACATCGAGCGGGTGACGGCGAGGGTACGCGACGCGCTCGGGGAGAACGCCTTCGCGGCCGCGTACCAGGAAGGCGCCTCCCTCAAGCTCGACCAGGCCGCGGACCTGCTGTGA
- a CDS encoding SRPBCC domain-containing protein → MTTQTAEYEIIRPYAAPRELVWAAWTDPERFSRWFGPRMLTTPVGRITLDARPGGVWRATLVGEDGFEATLNGTYREVKGPERLVFTTGDPDNPGDGPASVVTIDFTEADGGTEMRFHQYGVNTDPQHAEQAKAGWIEFFDRLAEHLAA, encoded by the coding sequence ATGACGACGCAGACCGCAGAGTACGAGATCATCCGCCCCTACGCCGCCCCCCGCGAGCTGGTGTGGGCCGCCTGGACCGACCCCGAGCGCTTCTCACGGTGGTTCGGCCCCCGGATGCTGACCACGCCGGTCGGCCGGATCACGCTGGACGCCCGGCCGGGCGGCGTCTGGCGCGCCACGCTGGTCGGGGAGGACGGGTTCGAGGCCACGCTGAACGGCACCTACCGCGAGGTGAAAGGGCCGGAGCGGCTGGTGTTCACCACGGGGGACCCGGACAATCCCGGCGACGGGCCGGCGTCGGTGGTCACGATCGACTTCACCGAGGCGGACGGCGGGACGGAGATGCGCTTCCACCAGTACGGCGTCAACACCGACCCCCAGCACGCCGAGCAGGCCAAGGCGGGCTGGATCGAGTTCTTCGACCGGCTGGCCGAGCACCTTGCCGCGTAG
- a CDS encoding amidohydrolase family protein encodes MRIIRAAKVLTGHPGEVIAGGEVLIDGSTIVSVGPRGSGGDAAEIVDLPGHTVLPGLIDAHVHLGFDAKVDPLTRRSPESDHHLLLRMAENARKLVSAGVTTCRDLGSRGFLDLALRDAVEEGLAVGPHIVAATRPITITGGHCWYMGGEADDEPAVRRVARENLRAGADCLKVMASGGLMTPGAPPSWAQQYGTDLLKAVVEEAASRGKGVAAHAHAHASIRSCVEAGVTTIEHCTFFTPSGHEFDAELADLVAASGTYVCPTVHGSLWRMRESHGPEMLDAWLNSVAAMREAGIRLIAGTDAGFASAGVANPTDGYVGGLEVFAQVGYGNAEIVELATVRAADACGVGEVTGSLEAGKRADLIAVAGDPLTRLADLRNLTLVLVSGRAVTQAGVDTVTPSVG; translated from the coding sequence ATGAGGATCATTCGCGCCGCGAAGGTGCTCACCGGACATCCCGGAGAGGTGATCGCGGGCGGCGAGGTCCTCATCGACGGCTCCACGATCGTCTCCGTGGGGCCGCGCGGCAGCGGCGGCGACGCCGCCGAGATCGTCGACCTGCCGGGCCACACGGTCCTGCCCGGGCTGATCGACGCGCACGTGCACCTGGGGTTCGACGCCAAGGTGGACCCGCTGACGCGGCGCAGCCCCGAGAGCGACCACCACCTGCTGTTACGCATGGCGGAGAACGCGCGCAAGCTCGTCTCCGCGGGCGTCACGACCTGCCGCGACCTCGGCTCGCGCGGCTTCCTCGACCTGGCGCTGCGCGACGCCGTCGAGGAGGGCCTCGCCGTCGGCCCGCACATCGTGGCCGCGACCAGGCCGATCACGATCACCGGCGGCCACTGCTGGTACATGGGCGGCGAGGCCGACGACGAGCCCGCCGTCCGCCGCGTCGCCAGGGAGAACCTCCGGGCGGGCGCCGACTGCCTGAAGGTGATGGCGTCGGGCGGGCTGATGACGCCGGGCGCGCCGCCGAGCTGGGCGCAGCAGTACGGCACCGACCTGCTCAAGGCCGTCGTGGAGGAGGCCGCGTCACGCGGCAAGGGCGTCGCGGCGCACGCCCACGCGCACGCGTCGATCCGCAGCTGCGTCGAGGCGGGCGTCACGACCATCGAGCACTGCACGTTCTTCACGCCGTCGGGGCACGAGTTCGACGCCGAGCTGGCCGATCTGGTCGCGGCGAGCGGCACGTACGTGTGCCCCACCGTGCACGGCTCGCTCTGGCGGATGCGCGAGAGCCACGGGCCCGAGATGCTCGACGCCTGGCTGAACAGCGTGGCCGCCATGCGGGAGGCCGGGATCCGGCTCATCGCGGGGACCGACGCCGGGTTCGCCTCGGCCGGCGTGGCCAACCCCACCGACGGGTACGTCGGCGGCCTGGAGGTGTTCGCGCAGGTCGGCTACGGCAACGCGGAGATCGTCGAGCTGGCCACCGTGCGCGCCGCCGACGCCTGCGGAGTGGGCGAGGTGACCGGCAGCCTGGAGGCGGGCAAGCGGGCCGACCTCATCGCGGTCGCGGGCGACCCGCTCACCCGCCTGGCCGACCTGCGCAATCTCACCCTGGTCCTGGTCTCCGGCCGCGCTGTCACGCAGGCGGGCGTGGACACGGTGACCCCGTCCGTCGGCTGA
- a CDS encoding alpha/beta hydrolase codes for MLPWSAELAGRLDHDVIDSALLRGNPLGDPHERPVLVYVPPGYDDEPGRRYPSIYVLLGYTGHVAMWLNRAPFRRPYPELADAVFASGEAEPAIVVYVDAWTALGGSQYLDSPATGRYHSYLRDEVVPWVDARYRTIADRDHRAVTGKSSGGYGAMVTAMLAPDVFGALATHAGDALFEVSNRSSFPELARRLRDMYDGSYDTFLADFRGRLAGTKEGDLDLLEMYAYSAAYSADPDGTVRVPFDDTGAVVPEVWSRWLARDPVVMAGEPRYAEALRSMRAIWVDAGNKDEYFLDFGAVAFRRALEAAGVPDEKIYFELFDAGHGAIEYRYPLALAWLSRRLSP; via the coding sequence ATGCTGCCCTGGTCCGCCGAGCTGGCCGGCCGCCTCGACCATGACGTCATCGACAGCGCCCTGCTGCGCGGCAATCCCCTGGGTGACCCGCACGAGCGCCCGGTGCTGGTGTATGTCCCGCCGGGGTACGACGACGAGCCCGGTCGCCGCTACCCCTCGATCTACGTGCTGCTCGGCTACACCGGCCACGTCGCCATGTGGCTGAACCGGGCGCCGTTCCGCCGGCCGTACCCGGAGCTCGCCGACGCCGTGTTCGCCTCCGGGGAGGCGGAGCCCGCGATCGTCGTGTACGTCGACGCGTGGACGGCGCTCGGCGGCAGCCAGTATCTCGACTCCCCCGCCACCGGCCGCTACCACTCCTACCTGCGCGACGAGGTCGTCCCGTGGGTGGACGCCCGCTACCGCACGATCGCCGACCGCGACCACCGCGCGGTCACCGGCAAGTCGAGCGGCGGCTACGGCGCCATGGTGACGGCCATGCTGGCGCCAGACGTCTTCGGGGCGCTGGCCACCCATGCCGGTGACGCGCTGTTCGAGGTCAGCAACCGCAGCTCGTTCCCCGAGCTGGCGCGCAGGCTGCGCGACATGTACGACGGCTCGTACGACACGTTCCTCGCCGACTTCCGCGGCCGCCTGGCCGGGACCAAGGAGGGGGATCTGGACCTGCTGGAGATGTACGCGTACTCGGCGGCGTACTCGGCCGACCCCGACGGGACCGTGCGCGTGCCCTTCGACGACACGGGCGCGGTGGTGCCGGAGGTGTGGTCGCGCTGGCTCGCCCGCGACCCGGTCGTGATGGCCGGGGAGCCCCGCTACGCGGAGGCCCTGCGTTCGATGCGCGCGATCTGGGTGGACGCCGGGAACAAGGACGAGTACTTCCTGGACTTCGGGGCGGTGGCGTTCCGCCGGGCGCTGGAGGCGGCGGGCGTACCGGACGAGAAGATCTACTTCGAGCTCTTCGACGCCGGGCACGGCGCCATCGAATACCGCTATCCGCTCGCCCTGGCCTGGCTATCCCGTCGCCTGAGCCCCTGA
- a CDS encoding TetR/AcrR family transcriptional regulator C-terminal domain-containing protein, which translates to MGERRGQVLQAAIELLDEVGLDGLTMRRLAGRLGVQAGALYRHYPSKQALLDAMVAHLVTPPDGAAPPLEGPWDERLRMMAIGIRELMLAHRDGARLLSTFQHPGDEAVAAFHGLIAALAAAGIPAELAPVAVDTVMAYVNGYTTEEQARKVGHWPKEQRDAAFRAGLELIIAGVRSSSGAQATG; encoded by the coding sequence ATGGGGGAGCGGCGCGGGCAGGTCCTGCAGGCGGCGATCGAGCTGCTCGACGAGGTCGGCCTCGACGGGCTGACCATGCGCCGCCTGGCCGGCAGGCTGGGGGTGCAGGCCGGTGCGCTGTATCGGCATTACCCCAGCAAGCAGGCGCTGCTGGACGCCATGGTCGCGCACCTCGTGACCCCGCCCGACGGTGCCGCCCCGCCGCTCGAAGGACCCTGGGACGAGCGGCTGCGCATGATGGCCATCGGCATCCGCGAGCTCATGCTGGCCCACCGGGACGGGGCTCGCCTGCTCTCGACGTTCCAGCACCCGGGGGACGAGGCCGTGGCCGCCTTCCACGGCCTCATCGCCGCCCTGGCCGCCGCGGGCATCCCGGCGGAGCTGGCTCCGGTGGCCGTGGACACCGTCATGGCCTACGTCAACGGCTACACGACCGAGGAGCAGGCCCGCAAGGTCGGCCACTGGCCCAAGGAGCAGCGCGACGCCGCCTTCCGTGCGGGCCTGGAGTTGATCATCGCTGGTGTCAGGAGCTCGTCAGGGGCTCAGGCGACGGGATAG